The following are from one region of the Staphylococcus schleiferi genome:
- a CDS encoding 2,3-diphosphoglycerate-dependent phosphoglycerate mutase, with translation MPKLILCRHGQSVWNAENLFTGWADVDLSEQGHNEAITSGKKMKEQGINVDIAFTSLLKRAIKTTFHLLNESDQLYVPVVKSWRLNERHYGGLQGLNKDEARKQFGEDQVHIWRRSYDTPPPAQDEAQRESYLKDCKYELLDKRVMPESESLKDTLVRVIPYWNDHISQELLAGKTVLVSAHGNSLRALIKYLEGVSDEDIVGYEIKTGAPLIYELSDDLKVIDKYYL, from the coding sequence ATGCCAAAACTTATTTTATGTAGACATGGCCAAAGCGTTTGGAATGCTGAAAATTTATTTACAGGATGGGCAGACGTTGATTTATCTGAACAAGGACATAATGAAGCCATAACTTCGGGTAAAAAAATGAAAGAACAAGGAATTAATGTTGATATCGCGTTTACATCATTATTGAAACGTGCCATCAAAACAACATTTCATTTATTAAATGAATCAGATCAACTGTATGTTCCTGTTGTTAAATCATGGCGCTTGAACGAACGTCATTACGGTGGATTGCAAGGATTAAACAAAGACGAAGCGCGTAAACAATTTGGTGAAGATCAAGTACATATTTGGAGACGTTCTTACGATACACCACCTCCAGCGCAAGATGAAGCACAACGCGAAAGTTATTTAAAAGATTGTAAATATGAATTGTTAGATAAACGCGTGATGCCTGAATCTGAAAGTTTAAAAGATACATTGGTACGTGTAATTCCATATTGGAATGATCACATTTCACAAGAATTATTAGCTGGCAAAACTGTTCTTGTGTCTGCACATGGTAATTCTTTACGTGCCTTGATTAAATACTTAGAAGGCGTATCTGATGAAGATATTGTCGGTTATGAAATTAAAACAGGTGCACCACTTATTTATGAATTATCAGATGATCTAAAAGTCATTGATAAATACTACTTATAA